The Snodgrassella alvi wkB2 genome window below encodes:
- the recD gene encoding exodeoxyribonuclease V subunit alpha, with protein MAEAINPAETQEQSAHPALAAIEHVLRGVAQNEWEIIQPWADKLLWALNRGDSYIIVPRQYSETLRKCRILVGAAGTYTPFILQSNHLFLGRMWQLEQDIAESMLALASIPPVHLNMDVATDLADWFPDADSTQQRFAAALALIQHFVVINGGPGTGKTTTVAKILSLLLKHTWHLSRPPQIALVAPTGKAAAHMASALQRALDKLPLSDDSRQLLADLSGQTVHRLLQLQPPLLTGPYDAEHPLPVDILVVDESSMLDLSLFRALLRALKPDIRIILLGDANQLPAVGAGNVLAELSQPTVLSPELKKQLTALLPEQSLPPVSDNAGMAQYVATLTHSYRFDATQGIGALASACINGDATAALNAVNSFPEQLQLHQFDIQVLCRKLYSQQQLWWQAVAANNITQVFSHLTDIMVLTAWRTDAEAFNQQYRSYLRTQLHQNTDSWFAGMPILITQNDYGVGLFNGDIGVILPEQNNSGHLLAYFAEGTNYRSISLSRLPQHESAFAITVHKSQGSEYDDVWLLAPQLRAAADDSLFNRSLLYTALTRARKQFTFCGTAKQLVQGIKNNQQRHSGLGAALAQLLRKQTQLSLF; from the coding sequence ATGGCTGAAGCTATCAATCCGGCAGAAACTCAGGAACAGTCTGCACATCCGGCACTTGCTGCAATTGAGCATGTGCTTCGTGGGGTTGCCCAGAATGAGTGGGAAATTATTCAGCCATGGGCAGATAAGCTGTTATGGGCGCTGAATCGTGGCGACAGTTATATTATTGTTCCCCGACAATATTCGGAGACGCTTCGTAAATGCAGAATTCTTGTTGGAGCTGCTGGTACTTATACGCCATTTATTTTGCAAAGCAATCATTTATTTTTAGGAAGAATGTGGCAGCTTGAGCAGGATATAGCCGAGTCTATGCTGGCATTGGCCAGTATTCCGCCTGTTCATTTGAATATGGATGTAGCCACTGATCTGGCGGACTGGTTTCCTGATGCCGACAGTACCCAACAACGTTTTGCTGCGGCACTGGCTCTTATTCAGCATTTTGTAGTGATTAATGGCGGGCCCGGAACTGGTAAAACGACTACTGTAGCCAAAATACTGAGTTTATTGCTGAAACATACCTGGCATTTATCGCGTCCGCCGCAAATTGCACTGGTAGCACCAACTGGTAAAGCTGCGGCACATATGGCCAGTGCTTTACAACGTGCATTGGATAAACTGCCATTATCTGATGACAGTAGACAATTGCTGGCAGATTTATCAGGTCAGACAGTTCACCGCCTATTACAGTTACAACCTCCATTGTTAACAGGGCCATATGATGCAGAACATCCTTTACCGGTTGATATCCTAGTGGTGGATGAATCCTCGATGCTGGATTTGTCTCTGTTTCGTGCACTGTTGCGTGCTTTAAAGCCTGATATTCGTATTATTTTGCTGGGAGATGCTAATCAGCTGCCTGCTGTAGGTGCAGGAAATGTGCTGGCTGAATTATCCCAGCCGACAGTACTGTCTCCTGAGCTGAAAAAACAGCTTACGGCTTTATTGCCCGAACAGTCTTTGCCTCCTGTCAGCGATAATGCCGGTATGGCTCAATATGTTGCTACGTTAACTCACAGTTACCGGTTTGATGCGACACAGGGTATTGGCGCTCTGGCCTCCGCTTGTATTAATGGTGACGCGACGGCTGCACTTAATGCAGTAAACAGTTTTCCGGAGCAGTTACAACTGCACCAATTTGATATACAAGTACTGTGTCGCAAATTATATTCACAGCAACAGCTATGGTGGCAGGCAGTGGCCGCAAATAATATTACTCAAGTATTCAGCCATCTTACCGATATTATGGTGCTGACTGCATGGCGTACTGATGCTGAAGCATTTAATCAGCAATACCGCAGCTATTTACGGACTCAGTTACATCAGAATACAGATAGCTGGTTTGCTGGTATGCCGATTCTGATTACTCAGAATGATTATGGTGTGGGTCTGTTTAATGGTGATATCGGCGTGATTCTTCCTGAACAGAATAATAGCGGGCATTTACTCGCTTATTTTGCTGAAGGGACAAATTATCGCTCAATTTCTCTCAGCCGCTTACCACAGCATGAGTCAGCCTTTGCCATAACGGTACATAAAAGTCAGGGATCAGAATATGATGATGTCTGGTTGCTGGCCCCGCAGTTGCGCGCAGCGGCTGATGATTCGTTGTTTAACCGTTCTCTTTTGTATACCGCATTAACCAGAGCCAGAAAACAGTTTACTTTTTGCGGTACGGCCAAACAGCTAGTACAAGGTATAAAAAATAACCAGCAGCGGCATAGCGGATTAGGTGCAGCTCTGGCTCAATTATTGAGGAAACAGACACAATTGTCTTTATTCTGA
- a CDS encoding 5'-methylthioadenosine/adenosylhomocysteine nucleosidase has protein sequence MQKPLIAIIAAMQPELDYLLEQLDNRQDSQAGAVYFHRGEIKGVPVILALSGIGKVNAALTTAVIIERFAPDYVINTGSAGGLKAGIQIGDVVVGCEITHHDVDVTVFGYVPGQVPQLPARFNANQYLADAARKAAHVFTGAEIYTGLIVSGDQFVGTAEQNRLIKEKFSDVVAVEMEAAAIAQTCYQLNIPFVIIRAISDNGDANASVSFDQFLQQAAGNSAQMVINLITSGLNKSAFENK, from the coding sequence ATGCAAAAACCTTTAATTGCCATTATTGCGGCGATGCAGCCTGAGCTGGATTACCTGCTTGAACAACTGGATAACCGGCAGGATAGTCAGGCTGGTGCTGTTTATTTTCATCGTGGTGAAATTAAGGGCGTACCAGTGATACTTGCACTGAGTGGTATTGGTAAAGTCAATGCGGCGTTGACAACAGCAGTAATAATTGAAAGATTTGCACCTGATTATGTTATCAATACTGGTAGTGCCGGTGGTTTGAAAGCCGGTATTCAGATTGGCGACGTTGTTGTTGGTTGCGAAATAACTCATCATGATGTTGATGTAACCGTTTTTGGTTATGTGCCGGGTCAGGTACCACAATTACCGGCACGATTTAACGCTAACCAGTATCTTGCTGATGCAGCCAGAAAAGCCGCACACGTATTTACAGGTGCAGAAATCTATACTGGTTTAATTGTCAGTGGTGATCAGTTTGTTGGTACTGCTGAACAAAATCGATTGATTAAAGAAAAATTTTCTGATGTTGTGGCGGTAGAAATGGAAGCCGCTGCCATTGCGCAAACTTGCTATCAGCTTAATATCCCTTTTGTCATTATTCGTGCTATTTCAGATAACGGTGATGCAAATGCTTCTGTCAGCTTTGATCAGTTTCTGCAACAGGCAGCCGGTAATTCTGCGCAAATGGTAATCAACTTAATTACTTCAGGATTGAATAAATCTGCCTTTGAAAACAAGTAA
- the sbmA gene encoding peptide antibiotic transporter SbmA: MFHSFFPKPRWFFPSAILWIGLNIALWYCGGEGAGEWFGWPQGYADKPLTIGLSRFWSPAFLWFYLWFLLATIIFAVFWSVVAKHPWQRWSIWGSALILFNIWFSVQINVTINAWYGPFWDMIQKMLSSGGGAISDLYQNILTFLQIAMVAVTVFVLNTFFVSHYVFRWRTAMNYYYIENWSKLRTVEGASQRVQEDTMRFATIVEELSVSLVRAVMVLIAFLPLLFQLSSHVPALPIIGEVKYSLVWAALGWSLFGTVLLVAVGIKLPGLQFNIQKVEAAYRKELVYGEDDGERAQPATLKELFERVKVNYYRLYFHYAYFNMVSIWYLQLDGIYGLVMLFPSIAAGTMTLGLINQILNVFNNVRESFQYLINSWKTIIELLSIHKRLKAFESILNDKN, from the coding sequence GTGTTCCATTCATTTTTTCCAAAGCCACGTTGGTTTTTTCCATCTGCCATATTGTGGATAGGTCTGAATATTGCCCTCTGGTATTGTGGTGGGGAGGGTGCCGGAGAGTGGTTTGGCTGGCCGCAAGGCTATGCGGACAAACCTCTGACTATTGGTCTTTCGCGTTTCTGGTCGCCGGCATTTTTGTGGTTTTATCTCTGGTTTTTGCTGGCTACAATCATTTTTGCTGTTTTCTGGTCAGTAGTAGCAAAACATCCGTGGCAGCGCTGGTCAATATGGGGTTCTGCTTTAATTCTTTTTAATATCTGGTTTAGTGTACAGATAAATGTAACGATTAATGCCTGGTATGGTCCTTTCTGGGATATGATTCAGAAGATGCTCAGTAGTGGGGGGGGGGCGATCAGTGATTTGTATCAGAATATACTAACATTTTTGCAGATTGCGATGGTTGCAGTAACAGTATTTGTATTAAATACTTTTTTTGTCAGTCATTATGTATTTCGCTGGCGTACAGCCATGAATTATTACTATATTGAAAACTGGTCGAAACTGCGTACTGTTGAAGGGGCTTCTCAGCGTGTTCAGGAAGATACAATGCGCTTTGCCACTATTGTAGAAGAGTTGAGTGTCAGTCTGGTGCGGGCGGTTATGGTATTGATTGCATTTTTACCTTTACTGTTTCAGTTATCCAGCCATGTGCCGGCATTACCAATAATTGGTGAAGTAAAATATTCACTGGTTTGGGCAGCACTGGGCTGGTCCTTGTTTGGTACAGTTTTATTAGTTGCGGTCGGTATTAAATTACCCGGACTTCAGTTTAATATTCAAAAAGTAGAAGCTGCATATCGTAAAGAGCTGGTATATGGGGAAGATGATGGTGAACGTGCTCAGCCGGCGACATTGAAAGAGCTTTTCGAACGGGTAAAGGTTAATTACTACAGACTGTATTTTCACTATGCCTATTTCAATATGGTGAGTATATGGTATTTACAGCTGGATGGTATATATGGGCTTGTTATGTTATTTCCATCCATTGCAGCGGGTACCATGACTCTGGGCTTAATCAATCAAATTCTTAACGTATTTAATAATGTTCGTGAATCATTTCAGTATCTTATTAATTCATGGAAAACCATTATTGAATTGCTGTCAATTCATAAACGTTTGAAGGCTTTTGAATCTATACTGAATGACAAAAATTGA
- a CDS encoding cation:proton antiporter, protein MDIAFQLSILLALGMGAQWLAWYLKQPSVLFLLFTGIMIGPVLGWFHPDTVLGSLLFPSISLGVAIILFEGALTLQFHEISQHGRVVQNLVTLGAVITIIVLSLAAYWLFNLDFRVALLFGALVCVTGPTVIAPMLRSVRPRSKIANILRWEGIIIDPVGAIAVVLVYEYIVSDGHENSLLLFSKIVLVAFICGGLGAVFLANAIKRYWLPEYMRNVVTFAFVLILFSVSNYLESQSGLLTVTILGLALANWPQFPRQSILAFNESLTLLFIPTLFIILAARMDVTALLGLGWRGLALLFIAMFIARPLAVWFSSFNSGLSIQEKIMISWIGPRGIVAASIASLFALRLQNQHLSGTELLAPMVFLIIIGTVLIQGLGAKTVAGILKVREPGNNGVLIVGSNEVALMLATTLKQLNIDVLVADYHYVQIARARMKGLRTYFGNPVSENAQTELDLIGIGYLFAVSRDKELNTLCELQFRHDFGEQNIYRIRFNEEQDLTSRAQKQYQYVSRQLFGKDVTFRRLENMLGKQTKIKITNITATYDYHQYCHDHPQAIPLFLQDKNNILYIISSEFQPATAIDKKLIALDYQ, encoded by the coding sequence ATGGATATCGCTTTTCAGTTATCGATATTACTGGCTCTGGGCATGGGCGCTCAATGGCTGGCATGGTATTTAAAACAACCGTCCGTACTCTTTTTGTTGTTTACCGGAATCATGATTGGTCCGGTTCTGGGCTGGTTTCATCCTGATACTGTGCTGGGAAGTTTACTTTTTCCTTCTATTTCACTTGGCGTTGCCATTATTTTGTTTGAAGGCGCACTGACCCTGCAATTTCATGAAATCAGCCAACACGGACGTGTTGTGCAGAATCTGGTAACGCTTGGAGCAGTGATAACTATTATCGTATTATCGCTGGCGGCATACTGGCTGTTTAATCTGGATTTTCGGGTAGCTCTATTATTTGGCGCACTTGTCTGTGTAACTGGCCCTACTGTTATTGCACCCATGCTGCGCAGTGTGCGTCCTCGTTCGAAAATTGCCAATATTCTGCGCTGGGAAGGGATTATTATTGATCCAGTAGGTGCCATTGCAGTTGTACTGGTATACGAATATATCGTTTCTGACGGACATGAAAATTCTCTATTGCTTTTTAGCAAAATTGTACTGGTAGCATTTATTTGCGGAGGTCTAGGTGCAGTATTTCTTGCCAATGCCATCAAACGCTACTGGCTGCCTGAATATATGCGCAACGTCGTAACATTTGCTTTTGTTTTAATTTTGTTTTCCGTATCCAATTATCTCGAAAGCCAGTCTGGTTTGTTAACCGTTACTATTTTAGGACTCGCTCTGGCAAACTGGCCGCAATTTCCTCGTCAAAGTATTCTTGCATTTAATGAATCTTTAACTTTATTATTTATACCTACGCTGTTCATTATTCTTGCTGCCCGTATGGACGTTACTGCGTTACTGGGTTTAGGCTGGCGTGGGCTGGCTTTGCTGTTTATCGCAATGTTTATTGCACGCCCTCTGGCTGTATGGTTCTCTTCTTTTAATTCCGGCCTAAGTATCCAGGAAAAAATAATGATTAGCTGGATAGGTCCGCGCGGTATCGTCGCTGCATCCATTGCTTCATTGTTTGCATTACGCCTGCAAAATCAACATTTATCCGGAACTGAGCTACTGGCACCAATGGTTTTTCTGATTATTATCGGCACTGTCCTGATACAGGGACTTGGTGCCAAAACCGTTGCCGGTATACTAAAAGTCCGTGAACCCGGTAATAACGGTGTACTGATTGTAGGCAGTAATGAAGTAGCCCTGATGCTGGCTACAACACTTAAGCAGCTTAATATTGATGTTTTAGTTGCCGATTATCACTATGTACAAATTGCCCGTGCGCGCATGAAGGGTTTGCGTACATATTTTGGCAACCCTGTTTCAGAAAATGCACAAACTGAGCTTGACCTGATAGGTATTGGCTATCTGTTTGCTGTTAGCCGAGATAAAGAACTGAATACATTATGTGAACTGCAATTTCGGCATGATTTTGGCGAACAGAATATATATCGCATCCGTTTTAATGAAGAACAGGATTTAACTTCGCGTGCACAAAAACAGTATCAATATGTTTCCCGCCAGCTTTTTGGCAAAGATGTGACTTTCAGAAGGCTGGAAAATATGCTTGGTAAGCAGACAAAAATTAAAATTACCAATATTACCGCTACCTATGATTATCACCAGTATTGTCATGATCATCCGCAGGCTATTCCGCTTTTTTTACAGGATAAAAATAACATTTTGTATATCATCAGCTCTGAATTTCAGCCAGCAACAGCTATTGATAAAAAATTGATTGCACTGGATTATCAATAA
- the fumC gene encoding class II fumarate hydratase encodes MNTRIEHDSMGEIAVSENVYWGAQTQRSLQNFDIGGETLPPAMIQAMALVKKAAALTNQQLERISGECAGLIVQAAERVLAGELADQFPLVVWQTGSGTQSNMNMNEVLANVANEIAGQPRGSYKPVHPNDHVNHAQSTNDSFPTAIHVATAIQINKHLIPAVQALRDTLASKAEAFKDIVKIGRTHLQDATPLTLGQEFSGYVSQLDHGLERLQQALHWLYELPLGGTAVGTGLNSHPQYAEKSAAKLAELTGLPFVSAPNKFEALAGRDAVVFASGSLKTLAVSLNKIANDIRWLASGPRCGIGEITIPANEPGSSIMPGKVNPTQCEAMTMVAAQVMGNDTTITVAGASGNFELNVFMPVLVFNILQSVRLLADACNSFNLRCAQGIEPVKEKIDANLHHSLMLVTALNRHIGYEKAAKIAKTAYAQNTSLKQAAIELGFLTAEEFDKWVIPEDMIAPH; translated from the coding sequence ATGAATACACGTATTGAACATGACAGCATGGGTGAAATCGCTGTATCTGAAAATGTTTACTGGGGTGCGCAGACGCAGCGCAGTCTGCAGAATTTTGATATTGGCGGCGAAACTTTGCCTCCGGCAATGATACAGGCAATGGCTTTGGTGAAAAAAGCAGCAGCTTTAACCAACCAGCAGCTTGAACGTATCAGCGGAGAATGTGCCGGTTTAATAGTACAGGCTGCTGAACGTGTTCTGGCTGGTGAACTGGCAGACCAGTTTCCATTGGTAGTATGGCAAACCGGCTCTGGTACGCAGAGTAATATGAACATGAATGAGGTTCTGGCTAATGTGGCCAATGAAATAGCCGGTCAGCCACGTGGCAGTTATAAACCGGTACATCCGAATGATCATGTTAACCATGCTCAGTCTACCAATGACTCATTTCCGACTGCTATTCATGTCGCTACAGCAATTCAGATTAATAAGCATTTGATTCCCGCTGTACAGGCTTTACGTGACACACTGGCTTCTAAAGCAGAAGCCTTTAAAGATATTGTTAAAATTGGTCGTACACACCTGCAGGATGCGACACCGCTGACACTGGGTCAGGAATTCAGTGGCTATGTCAGCCAGCTGGATCATGGATTAGAGCGTTTGCAGCAGGCATTACACTGGTTATATGAATTGCCATTGGGTGGTACGGCTGTAGGCACTGGTTTGAATAGTCATCCACAGTATGCAGAAAAATCAGCAGCTAAACTGGCTGAGTTAACCGGTTTACCGTTTGTTAGTGCACCTAATAAATTTGAAGCACTTGCAGGACGTGATGCAGTGGTATTCGCTTCTGGAAGCCTGAAAACTCTGGCAGTTAGCCTGAACAAGATTGCCAATGATATTCGCTGGCTGGCCAGCGGACCTCGCTGCGGTATCGGGGAAATTACTATTCCGGCAAATGAACCGGGTTCAAGTATTATGCCGGGTAAAGTGAATCCGACACAGTGCGAAGCTATGACTATGGTAGCTGCTCAGGTAATGGGTAATGATACAACTATTACAGTAGCGGGTGCTTCGGGTAATTTTGAACTGAACGTATTTATGCCGGTACTGGTGTTTAATATTCTGCAATCAGTACGTTTACTGGCTGATGCATGCAATAGTTTCAATCTGCGTTGTGCACAGGGAATTGAGCCTGTAAAAGAGAAAATTGATGCCAATTTACATCATTCACTGATGCTGGTTACTGCGCTGAATCGTCATATTGGTTATGAAAAAGCAGCCAAAATTGCTAAAACTGCTTATGCACAGAATACAAGCTTGAAACAGGCAGCAATAGAGCTTGGATTTCTGACAGCAGAAGAGTTTGATAAATGGGTTATTCCTGAAGATATGATTGCACCACACTAA
- a CDS encoding META domain-containing protein: MKKLTFFLGCMAVLLITNACAFADKPNTRFLSGNWEIRSLNGEPTPDTSSRIRFDPNTHQYFAYFGCNHINGTYRDYRHTLRLSQPFGITKLCANIEDERTGTGTLGFVKSWRIINDTTGVRLQLLDKHRYVRLEARLIKNTAN; encoded by the coding sequence ATGAAGAAACTAACATTCTTTCTGGGCTGTATGGCTGTTTTGCTTATAACTAATGCCTGTGCTTTTGCAGATAAGCCTAATACCAGATTTTTATCCGGTAACTGGGAAATCCGTTCTCTGAATGGTGAACCCACACCAGATACTTCTTCTCGCATTCGTTTTGATCCGAATACACACCAGTATTTTGCTTATTTCGGCTGTAATCATATAAATGGAACCTATCGCGACTATCGTCATACATTGCGATTAAGTCAGCCTTTCGGCATCACTAAACTATGTGCCAATATAGAAGATGAACGGACTGGTACCGGTACATTAGGTTTTGTTAAATCATGGCGTATAATCAATGACACTACTGGTGTACGTCTGCAATTACTGGACAAACACCGCTATGTAAGGTTAGAAGCGCGTTTAATTAAAAATACAGCAAACTAA
- a CDS encoding RnfABCDGE type electron transport complex subunit B: protein MSIASEHIDRLLPQTQCRQCGYQGCLPYAQALSRGEAEINLCTPGGTAVINDLAKLLNVQILPPADTLKAALPKAIAVIDETECIGCTACIKACPVDAIMGATKQMHTVISAECSGCELCIAPCPVDCIDMQPVLEHWLPQARTLTDEQESDRFAAATQASLRFQHRTERLQRLQRLKEEQQYSRKLKEASTIPSATKSAGKINPAALIAKAMAKAQTQQIHRRVPDNQDSFQQQQIAKAQEQAGYRRAMRDLQYGNDQQKAEALEWLRLYKQQRESEQ, encoded by the coding sequence ATGTCTATTGCTTCTGAACACATTGACCGGCTTTTACCTCAGACGCAGTGCAGGCAATGTGGATATCAGGGTTGTTTGCCGTATGCTCAGGCATTGAGTCGCGGCGAAGCTGAAATTAACCTCTGTACACCGGGCGGTACTGCTGTCATCAATGATCTGGCTAAACTGTTAAATGTGCAGATTCTACCTCCGGCTGATACACTTAAAGCTGCCCTCCCTAAAGCAATAGCTGTAATTGATGAAACCGAGTGTATCGGTTGTACGGCATGTATTAAAGCCTGTCCGGTAGATGCGATTATGGGCGCAACCAAACAAATGCATACAGTAATCAGCGCTGAATGCAGCGGTTGTGAATTATGTATTGCCCCCTGCCCGGTTGATTGTATCGATATGCAGCCGGTACTTGAACACTGGTTACCACAGGCAAGAACATTGACCGATGAGCAGGAAAGTGACCGTTTTGCCGCTGCTACTCAGGCCAGTCTGCGATTTCAGCATCGTACCGAACGTCTGCAACGCTTGCAGCGTTTAAAAGAGGAGCAACAGTATTCACGTAAACTTAAAGAAGCCAGCACAATACCTTCTGCAACAAAGTCTGCCGGCAAAATTAATCCGGCTGCCCTGATTGCAAAAGCAATGGCTAAAGCACAAACGCAACAGATACACAGAAGAGTGCCTGATAATCAGGACTCTTTTCAGCAGCAACAAATTGCCAAGGCACAGGAGCAGGCTGGTTACCGCCGCGCCATGCGAGATTTACAATATGGGAATGATCAGCAAAAAGCAGAAGCTCTTGAATGGTTACGTTTGTATAAACAACAACGCGAATCCGAACAATAA
- a CDS encoding efflux transporter outer membrane subunit has translation MKTPLIRLFTLIALSVSASGCIPRIPNIPAAARVDVPVQWHEQYHHSAQNADAQWWTQLNDPVLNRLISEALANNIDIALAQTRIQEALAQEHASRASLLPSLEASGGTSRQKSLNAFGIATINRVEQPTFQAAYELDVFGQNRNAWKARRLNRQASEIAEEATRLSVITTTVKSYVTLRALDEKLNLLQKTLEARQRELKIAQSKANVGYTSKLELNQAQAEYAATLQQIPIVQSSISQQEHALSMLTGSSSRTIERGLSLSELHAPAIPDILPSDLMKNRPDIVQSALLIAASDASLASAQAQFLPSVKISATFGRLFTTSPIKEPVNLWSIGGSILAPVFEGGQLKANFDLNVAKRNEAVWNYRKTVLTALKEVEDQLSSSYRLQEQEQALEMERDALANALHHATNRYRAGYSPYLDVLDSQRNLLSVQSQLIQSKADYLNSQVSLYQALGGGWTAPAGK, from the coding sequence ATGAAAACACCTTTAATCAGACTATTTACCCTGATTGCTCTATCAGTCAGTGCCAGTGGTTGTATTCCCAGAATTCCGAACATTCCGGCAGCTGCGCGGGTCGATGTTCCGGTACAGTGGCATGAACAGTATCATCACTCCGCTCAAAATGCAGATGCACAATGGTGGACTCAGCTTAATGATCCGGTTTTAAACCGGCTTATCAGTGAAGCACTTGCTAATAACATTGATATCGCTCTGGCACAAACACGAATACAGGAAGCACTCGCTCAGGAACATGCTTCGCGCGCATCCTTACTACCCAGTCTGGAAGCCAGCGGCGGTACTTCACGGCAAAAAAGCCTGAATGCTTTTGGTATTGCTACCATTAACCGGGTAGAACAGCCAACATTTCAGGCTGCATACGAACTGGATGTTTTTGGTCAGAACCGTAATGCATGGAAAGCACGTCGTCTGAACCGGCAAGCCAGTGAAATTGCCGAAGAAGCGACCCGTCTAAGTGTCATTACAACTACGGTTAAATCTTATGTCACTTTACGTGCACTTGATGAAAAGCTGAATTTACTGCAAAAAACTCTGGAAGCGCGTCAGCGAGAGCTAAAAATTGCTCAATCTAAAGCTAATGTCGGCTATACATCCAAACTGGAACTGAATCAGGCACAGGCTGAATATGCAGCCACACTGCAACAGATTCCGATAGTTCAATCCAGTATCAGCCAGCAGGAACATGCTCTGAGTATGCTCACAGGCAGTAGCAGCCGTACCATTGAACGCGGTTTATCCTTATCGGAACTGCATGCACCGGCTATACCTGACATACTGCCTTCTGATTTGATGAAAAATCGTCCGGATATAGTTCAGTCAGCACTATTAATAGCTGCCAGTGATGCCAGTCTGGCTTCGGCTCAGGCACAATTTTTACCTTCCGTGAAAATCAGCGCTACATTCGGCCGTCTGTTTACCACATCACCAATTAAAGAACCGGTTAATTTATGGAGTATAGGCGGCAGTATTCTGGCACCTGTATTCGAAGGCGGACAATTAAAAGCAAATTTTGATCTGAATGTCGCTAAACGTAATGAAGCTGTCTGGAACTATCGTAAAACTGTTCTGACTGCTCTGAAGGAAGTTGAAGACCAATTATCCAGCAGCTATCGCCTGCAGGAACAGGAACAAGCTTTGGAAATGGAAAGAGATGCACTGGCGAATGCCCTGCATCATGCAACAAATCGTTATCGTGCAGGTTATTCTCCTTATCTTGATGTTCTGGACAGCCAGCGCAATTTACTGAGCGTACAAAGTCAGCTGATTCAGAGTAAAGCAGATTATCTGAATTCACAGGTTTCACTTTATCAGGCTCTTGGCGGAGGCTGGACAGCACCTGCAGGTAAATAA
- a CDS encoding HlyD family secretion protein, protein MTDTQQNNPDQNQKTTGNQTAQSAPVASKTANEQTSVQPNTNQAGTNQQSSSSASASKANPSPAQPAASQWQPPKRKWFVTAILVLVLMLGVLMILRAWKLPPFRNSMVSTDNAYVRGQTTIISPQVTGYVTKVYVQDFDDVKAGQPLIQIDDRIYKQKVAAAEAGIGLQDSSLANYEQNRRSKEATLAAREADIANAQAQLEKAQADMSRVNILVADGSLSLRERDQTRAALKQAQTGVAEAKAQYRVAQEDLKSTHVNKSGLKANVDNAHAQLGLAQIDLSNTVVRAPESGRLSEISVKNGQLVNAGTQLMFLVPARKWVVANFKEAQTANIRVGQPAWFTVDALNGARVKGIVEKISPAAGSEFSAIKPDTTTGNFVKVPQRIAVRIRIDTSNDLFERLRPGMSVVVSIDTTKVKA, encoded by the coding sequence ATGACTGACACACAACAAAACAATCCGGATCAAAATCAGAAAACAACCGGCAATCAAACCGCACAGTCTGCTCCGGTAGCAAGCAAAACCGCTAATGAACAGACATCAGTACAGCCAAATACGAATCAGGCGGGCACAAATCAGCAAAGCAGCTCATCCGCTTCTGCCAGTAAGGCCAATCCCTCACCTGCCCAGCCGGCAGCCAGCCAGTGGCAGCCTCCTAAACGCAAATGGTTTGTAACAGCCATTCTGGTGCTGGTATTAATGCTTGGTGTCCTGATGATTTTACGTGCATGGAAATTACCGCCATTCCGCAACTCAATGGTATCAACTGATAATGCATATGTACGTGGTCAGACTACCATAATTAGTCCTCAAGTAACTGGTTACGTTACTAAGGTATATGTTCAGGATTTTGACGACGTTAAGGCTGGACAGCCACTCATACAGATTGATGACCGGATATACAAACAAAAAGTTGCAGCCGCTGAAGCCGGAATTGGTTTACAGGATAGCTCTTTAGCCAATTACGAACAGAATCGCCGCAGTAAAGAAGCAACTCTGGCAGCCCGTGAGGCAGATATTGCCAATGCTCAGGCGCAACTGGAAAAAGCTCAGGCTGATATGTCCCGGGTAAATATTCTGGTTGCTGATGGTTCGCTTTCCTTACGTGAACGCGACCAGACAAGAGCTGCATTAAAACAGGCTCAAACCGGAGTTGCGGAAGCTAAAGCACAATATCGGGTTGCTCAGGAAGATTTGAAAAGCACTCATGTTAACAAGAGCGGCCTGAAAGCAAACGTTGATAATGCACATGCACAGCTCGGACTGGCTCAGATTGATTTATCCAATACCGTTGTCCGGGCTCCTGAAAGTGGCCGGTTAAGTGAAATCAGCGTCAAAAATGGTCAGCTGGTAAATGCCGGAACACAATTAATGTTTCTGGTACCTGCTCGCAAATGGGTAGTCGCTAACTTTAAAGAGGCACAGACAGCCAATATCCGTGTTGGTCAGCCAGCATGGTTTACAGTGGATGCCCTGAACGGAGCCAGAGTCAAAGGTATCGTAGAAAAAATTTCTCCGGCTGCGGGCAGTGAGTTTTCTGCAATCAAACCAGATACCACTACAGGTAATTTCGTTAAAGTACCACAGCGTATCGCTGTCCGCATACGCATTGATACCAGTAATGATCTTTTTGAACGTCTGCGCCCGGGCATGTCTGTGGTAGTAAGTATAGATACAACCAAAGTGAAAGCATGA